ttcactctcttttgtacgaaaaagaaaaaacaccaCACTTtccaattgaattaaaaaatctatatataataaatagtatacGTTTTTACAACCGAACGACAATGGACAATTAAGTTGCACGGAACACCTCTCTTTCtagaaagaaaaactctcactTCTCTCTATAAAAGTTATTAATCCTTTATGATCAGTGTTTCAACTAAAGGGGAGGATGGAGCCTTGGCTCAAGGCTCCATTCTCGTCTTCGTTCATTTTTTAATACCTGTATGTATATAAGTTTCTTTGCTAGTATTTTTAATCCCTCATTTTCATCGGCTTGATTTTGGCCAGATCTATCGCACTTCGGCGACCGATAGCTTGTACACACCCCACCACACAACCCCCCAGCCGTCGATCTACCGGGACAAAGTGGATCCGCGACAAAAATCTCAACCCGTGATACTCACGAACTGCTTGTTCCGCACATGGCCATCACGTGCCCCCATGTCAAAATGTGTCCAATGGTTACACGCGTCGTACCAGTAGACTCGCTACATCAAGATCGTCTCCACGTGCTACCCCTATAAACTCGGTCAGCAGCAGTCCAAGCCATTCGATGCTGGTCTTCCTACTATGTTTTTGCTTTCCTTAACTGATGATCTTGAGGAAGGGGATACGAGTCTCTTCAGAAAATATCTCAGGACAATAAATTACAATGCACTTTCAGCTTCTACCGCCTCCAATGGTGGAATCATAGTTTGCACAATTGTGCAAACTGTAAAAATTGTCATTAAAGACagggcccttttttttttagaatcaaATATTACTTTATTTACCATAAAGAAGCATGTACATCAAAATACAGAAATAAAATACACTCTTTAGTCATTGCAGTACACCCTTGAACAGCCCTCAACATCCACTTCTAAACTAGTTTGAATAAAGTCAGGAAGATGAAACCACTATTGAAGAGTATCTGCCTCAACCCGTGCATGCCAAGCCAGTTTATGTGCCATCTCATTTCCCTACCATCCAACATGAAGAACATCAAAAGATTGGAAATAAGATAACAATAACTGAATCTCCCTAATAATAGAGCTATAACTAAACTCTTGATCAGTGACTGATTGAATGGCTTCCATCACAATAAAGGAATCTCCTTCCAAGATCAAATAAGAAATTCCCACGTGAGAGATAATATGTAAGGCCCTTAAAGCCGCTAATGCCTCAATATCTTCTACCAAAAAAATTCATTCTTCCTTTCTTGACATGGCCATAATCGTTCTCCATGTGTCATCCCTCAAAACTGCACCCACTCCAAACTTATACTCCTAACTAAAAATGGCCCCATCAAAGTTCAATTTGAATTGTCCACTTAATAGAGGTTTCTAACACAACAAAGTTTGATGCTGAGGAACTTGTATACATTGTCATGCCAACAAATAACATTCAACATAGGAAAAGCAATTCCTCACAAAATCACAAACTGAAACTTCTGTATGCTGGAAAAGCTTTAAATTCTTAAATTTCCAAATACcccaaacaacaacaacaaaacaagaaagaacacTTGATCATTAAGAGCCATAACTGCCCCAACCAGTTTATCAAATCGGGAGTGTTCATCCAAAAGAtgtaaatctttttcaaaataatttcctACACTCTTGAAATATTAGAACAGTTGCATAGTACATGATAAACATCTTTAGACTCcataagaaaaaaatcacaCACATCATAATCAATTATTCTACGATAGCGCAGTTGACTTTTAGTGGGTAAGCCATTATTACATGCTctccacaaattttttttttttaactttgttaGGTAACTTCAGATGCCAAATATCCTTCCAAAAAGATGTATTAAAGTCCACATAAGAACTGCTTTCAACAACAGTAACATTTCTCAACTGAAGCACTAAATGATAGGCTGACCTCACATTGAACTAACCAATTCGTGTACAACCCCACACCATTTTATCAGCAGTCCAATGAGAAAATAATGGAACTTTAAGGATTTCAGAAGCTTCAAAAGGGAAAAATACCTGATGTATCAAATTTGTCCTCCATTGGCCCGGTTGTGAAGAATCTAATAAGTCGCTAACACATGCATCAGCAACAAGAACATTACAAGCAGTGTTAAATGTTTGGGTAGCTCGGCAACCAATTATCTGACCAAATCCTCACTTGTTCTCCTCTTGCAATATGCCACAAATGGCCAGACTGAATAACAAGTTTAGACTAAAAAATACTACGCCACACATAAGAAGGATTAGAGCCAATATTAAACGATAAAAaatcagaatttgaaaaatatttaaccTTGAAAACCAAGTAAAAAAGAGAGTTTTCATGACTTTGCAAATGCCAGCCTTGTTTAGTTAAAAGAACCAAGTTAAATGCTTCCAAATCTTAAAAACCCATCCCCCTAGAAAATTTGGATCTACATAAACGTTTCCAGTTCATCCAGTGAATCTTCTTCTCTTGCTCTCGTTGTCCGCATAAAAAAGGAGCAATCAGCTCTTCTAAATCACGACACAATCCTTCTAGTATTTTGAAGCAACTCATGGCGTATGCAGGTATGGCTTGAACCACAGCTTTAATCAAAACCTCGCAACCAGCCTGCGATAGTAACTTTTCTTTTCAGCCTTGTAATTTTGCCCATACCTTATCTTTAATATCCCGAAGAGTGTTAATTTTGATTTGCCAACAAACAAAGGTAATCCAAGGTATCTATTATGAGTTTGAATAGAATCAACTCTCCAAAGTTCCTTGAGGGCATTTATTACTTCCACATTCACATTCCAACTAAACAACAACTCAGTTTTTTTTCCTATTCAATAATTGGCCTGATGCAGTCCCATAAAGAGACAATATATTCTTAAGATGCATATTTTCTTCCACTgaagctcaaaaaaaaaataaatgactaATCCATAGAGCTCTATTGCAAACATGAATCCCTTTCATCAAATGAAGTGATTCTGCCTGCTGCAACATTGATAACAAAGCCTCagcatatataacaaataaatatgaagAAAGTGGACAACCTTGCCATAAACCACGAGTCAGTGTAATTAAATCCGAATGAATCCCATTAATAAGAACCTTATAAGAAGTTGTAGTAATACACATCATGAGCAACCAAATAAATGTAGGAGCAAAGCTCATCTTAGacaatattttctctaaaaacAACCAATCTACCCCGTCATAAACCttactcatatctaatttaatcaACATACAACCTTTTCTACCCATTTTCCTTCTCCGTATTGCATCCACCGTCTTATAAGCCACCAAAACATTGTCTGTAATAAGTTGACCTAGAATAAAAGCACATTGAGATAGCGAAATAATCCTTGATAAAATCAGCTTCAAACGATTAGCTAGGACCTTGGCTACGATCTTATATACcacattacataaactaataGGTCTAAAATCTTTAATGTACTCGGGCTATCTTTTCTTTGGAATCAATATAAGATAGGTTAAATTCAAGACGGCTCCCTCTTGGTAGGGTATGGGTGGGCCAAGATTTTGgtctcaaaactttttttttttcatttttgtattgTAGTTGTTGAAATGAGGTGTTTGTTGGGAACCTCATGGTCCCTTCTCATGTATCTCATTTTCcgtatttaaatgatatatatgcttacttagggaaaaaaaaagacagcCAACGTTTTAATACCCACAAAGCACTAAGCTATAAGAACTTAAAAGCCACTTGCAAGAACTTAGACCAAAACCGTACGAGCCGGTAAGAAATTAAGGACACGGTTAcacactttattaaaaaagaaacaaagtcaTATATGTCTAACTACAAAATTcgagagagataaaaaaaactgaagGAAAGCTTAATGACGCTTAAAAGTAACTATAATGAAATTAAGGCCTATTGGGAGTTGTGTTAGGAACCTTAAAaggtttttaaataattttaaaagttatttaataaaaaaattagattgtttgagtgttacatattaaaatatattttaaatataaataagctaaaaagaacatttgagaaaaaatataattttgatattttttttcaaacacgCTTTTCTAGATAATCTAGaatgtaattcaaattttaaaaatactgtcAACGGACGAAAATGTCTATAcaatttttagataattataacttttaaaattttaaagatacgatcataatctttaaaaaaaatcaaataattgtcATTTCTACATCAGGTAAcgctttttaaatttatttctaaacaaatgtaatatgtttgaaagtaCTTTAAGCATATGGTtactaaacaataaataattttttaatagtagaagtGTAGAACTTCTTGcataagttataagttataagccATAACgctataagttatatttttcactACAATTCTAAATatacactaaaaaaatatactaataaatactatttattaaaaaataccaacacaccaaattatgtttttaaaaataatctaaaactttaaaatataagCCGTAAACTTCTAAAGACCCTAAtgttaattatgtttaaaacaatttttagaCATCATTTTAGCCGTCATTCGGGATGGCAAGaaagaattgaaataattacaaaaaaaaaaaaaaaaaaaaaaaaagaaaagaatctgGCCATTGCTAAAAGTGTCCATAGTCGGATTCAACGTTGAAGTGGCCGGATTTGGTGGCGTTCGATTGGGAGCAGTTGGATTCGGTGCCATTCCAACACTAAACTTGGCAAATTTGATTGGTTTTGGCTAGTTCCAACCGAGTGCTCGTCAGGGTGGTCTGCTACCAGCACTGGCGCCGAAGATGGCGGCAAACCACCGACAACCACCGAAacatcttttttataataataataataataataataataataattcaattaattttaagttaataGAACTTTAATCCTACGTGAGTGAAcctattttatcatctaatagaaAAGCTTTCTATTGTAGGATGCAAGAGACTTTGTATAGACCATGCCCTGATTTTgagtttagatttttatttttaaattttaacgaTAGTCCTACTTTCACAAATCATTTTGTATGATcgatttttatgttatattttcgAGCAAGAATATTCTCTCATTAATAATCCAAATAGTCCAAGGAAGCCTACGAAGACGTCACAGCTAGTCAGCGACCTTAAAAAGTTAAGGGggtaaatgaaaaaatttaatcgTAAATGATTTTTTGTATTAAGACGAGCAtccatttcatataattaattagaaaataaattttattaaaaataatattaaattaaatttaaaatatgaagattataatattaatacatagattgatatataaatttatttgtacgCAACAAAATTCGGAATAAAATCGCCGATTTCACTAAGAGTAGTGGGCGCAATGCGCACCCCCATATAAAGTAGAACACCCAAGCCGTTGTGAGACACATGGGCATCGTAATCACTCAATAAAAGTTTTCCCGCGCGACTGTTAGGATCATTGAAATTTCACTATTCATCCAAGTTTCATGAAAATAGAACTCTTCAACTAGGCTATCTTGCGAAACAAGTAGTAAGCGATTTTCCCTtcgattttgtttgtttttgtttgaatttcgATTTTGAGCAGGCAATTCTGTTTATCCTCAGATcttatttcccttttttttttttttgaaatggaaaTTTATGGTCGTGGGCTTGGTCTTGTTGATTTCGACTTTGTGCAGGAAATTCTGTTTATCCTTGAATCTTATTCCCTTATTTTGTCTGAAATGGAAATTTATGATCGTGGAGCTTGGTCTAGTTGATTGTTTTGTACTATTTTCTCTTGATCGCAGATTTCGGTTTATCTATGTTCTTTTATTAGTGTGATGATTAGCAAGAACATAAAGTTCTCGAGGATTTGGTATTCCCGAAGTGTATTCGCgccatttttttctcaaattcttgcATCAACGGGACGGTAATTATGAATCCTTATGCGGAAATTGGGTGAGAAGAATAGATCAGGAACATTAGGGCTTACGCTCTGCATATTGGTGCGGGTTCATAGCCGATTGATTCAATGAACAATAGAGTAGTTCCCTTCgaattatcattttctatttcctttATCACTTTGTTTAGTTGGTGAAAAACCTGggataattcattttttgaatcATATGGTTCATTTGTTGTAGACTCATTGCGCTGAATTCAGCTTAGGAAATTTTGATATCTTGTAAGATATACagtttaaattatttgagttgGCTACATTTTCTCACTAAGTAAACTGATCTTTATCGATTTGTGATATCTCCCACTTGCTTCTTCACCTAAATTGTTCTGATTACAGCTGCTGGAGGTTTCAGTTCAGTGTGTTCTTTGCTAAATTAGCAATAATGGAGGTTGGTGCAAACCAAAATCTACGACATGTAAGTACTGAAAATGTTGGATTTAGGGCTATAGTGCTGACAGAATGGTGTTTCAACCCAACTATTATGTCTCTCGGCTACAATTACTGCTTAAGCTTTTAGACTTTGTTCCCAGCATTTCCTTTCTCTTATTGGTGGATGGGAGCTTGCACATTCATTAGCTTGTGCATATGCTATTTTCTTTAGCTCTCAAATAATCACTTCCATTGATTTTGAATAATGGCGATTGCTCATGTAAGCTCTACTTGATGAACATATCGGTTGTACTTTGAATTCATCATGGTTATATTTGGTTGTAGATAATTGGATTTGTTGGAGACTCAGTTCAGCGTTATTCGGAAACCATgctttcacataattttttacttaatttatttatcttcttatGGTTTGTGGATATGGCTTGGGAAGGAGGGTGCCTCTTGGCATTTTCCTTCACATTGAAGTCCATGAGAATATGGAAACTAATGGACAGGGAACTGGAATTCTCAGGCCCCAATAGATGTTACCACTTGCAACCATAGcaagttttttattaaaattggaTAATTGACATCTCAAAACATATTTCAGGATCGAATGAGTGATTGTCGGAGTATTGGAAGCAATTGTTACCCATCCAGCCAATCTAGGAAGATCTCTATTGGAGTTGTGGTTGACTCAGTCACCAAGAAAAAATCTGGACCTGCAAAGGAAGATAAGGTCACAGTGCTAGGTGCAGAAAAGATGAATCCTAATGTGGAGAATTCCATGGAAGTGAGAAAGAAGGGGCAAAGAGTCACAACTCCTGGTAAAGGGAAACCAACAGACACACTGGAGCAAGAGAGTTCCCCATGGATTACTACTAGATCACTTTACCAGCAAGCACATGTTCCAGAGACCGTTCTTCATGCACAACCAGCCACTAGTGGCTGTCAAAACAAGTTTAATGGACAAAATAATGAAATGGCAGCATGCTCGGTTCAATCTTTTGTGAACAAGACATCAATTCTACAACCTGGTGATGGCAAGCAGAAACACGTTTGATGGGTTTAGCTACAAAAGGAAGGGAGTGAAGGATGGAACCACAGAAATGATGGAGGAATTTACCTTTGCAACTACACAAGAAGTTGATGCGTCCAACAAAATGGCAATAGAGGATAAAGCAGGTAAAACAGGAAACAAGACCGAATCTTTGAGAATGAAGCTCTGGGAAATACTGGGAAATGTTTCTTCCCCTACAAATGAGTATTCAAACTCTCAGAGACATAAGGTTGGTGCCAATGATATAGAGCCGGGGCAGAATTTTGATCAGAAGGTCGGTACAGTTGCCAGGCGTGGACATAATTCAGATACAATAGAAACTGATTCTGAAGCTTCTGATCATGCTAGTACGAGACCTGTAACTCATACTTTGATCCGAAAAGGAGCACCACTGAAAGTGCAAATTAAGGTGACTACATGTGGTCCATCCACTGGTTACATGCAGAAGCACAAACAGAAGAACTTTTCTTTAGATGAAGGATGGTCGGGGAGAGTAAATAGTGCTGTCAATAGTGGTTCCTCAAAGCTTACGAGGAAGAACATTGAGAGTATTAGAGTTAAGCCACGCAAGATTGTATTTCCTAAAAAGGATATGACAGATAAGATTCAGGAAACAAGTTATAGGAGTGAAACAACAGTTCCTGCTGAGAAAACATTTTCACATGGCAATAAAATGGAAGATATTCATGATTGCATATCTGAGGATGAGAGAGAGTGGCTTGGACCGGAGAATAAAATCCTAGAGCAAAATTCGCATCAACCGCCATTGATAGACAAGGCCAGTCAGCAGGAGGAGTTCAAAAGTCCAGGAAATGGGGACTGACAAGAAGACATCGCAAATCTGTCTTTACAAAATGATGTGGAACCACAAGATACTTTCCAAAGTCCACGATTTAAAACGGCCATCTCAAGTTCTACCCCTACCTCAACGCCAAATACGGACCAACTAGTAGATAATTCCCATTCGTCATCTCCAAGAAGTGACCGACTGGTAAATGGTGTCAACAATCCTGCACCCGCAGGGAGAATAATTACCATGGGAGATATTCGTAGCTTCAGTACTTTGCAGACTTCAAATAGACAGACAGACTGTTATGGGTCAAATAGACAGACAGACTTTTTGGTATCCTTGTTTATGTTAGAGGTTATAGCGTTGCATTTTCGCCGGTTTCTTAGCTGAACTCTTGTCCTTCTGCCTTTTGTATTTCCTTATTGAACTTCAGGGTGATGCAGGGGAGCTTAAAAGTTCTCCACCCATGGAATCTGTGGCTGCTATTGAAGAGAAAGATACAGAAGATGATTTGTCTGAATCATCAGCTGAAGAGAGGGACTGTAAGAGTTTGGAAGAGGGTTCACCCATCATTGAAGCATATACTGGTACGTTAACTTTAAATGTTTGATAGAGATTCATATATACTTTTTGTTTCTCACTCCACTTAGACAACAGGTATTAATAAAAGTTGTATCTAAAGTGGGTAGCTGTAGTTAGTTGCACTTGATCTTCATTTCCTTGCAGCATGGATTTGTGtgcattgaaaatttgaaacttgATATGCATGAGAAGAGTACAAGAAGCTAAAAGTGAAGTTCTATCCTAGAAAAGTTAATATAATTGGGCAGGATAATAAGCATGGCATCATAAAACAACATaaacaaatttgaatttcaatctTGTTTACAACTTTTTGTTGCTGCTTTTGTGACCTTCATGATCATAACAGAGGTGATTGTGAATTATCCTCATTGTCAGAAGTTGTTAGTTTAAAGTAGCTGCTAAATTCTATCAAGATTCTCAATGGTTTGCTGGAAAAGATGCTGAAAACCTGTCACTTTaggagaaaaatgaaatctgagtccaatcttaaatttttattgctGATCAAAAGATAAACCGAGTCCAAAGCCATATCCCTTAACCTTTGATAGATTACTTTTCTAGACTTGAGACCAATGGAATGTGCAAGTGGTGCTCGATTTCAATTGAAGAGTGGGTAATAGACCTGGTATGAATGATTCCACTGAAACCTTTCATTAACATCATTCTCTCTAGGCTCTAGGTTACTGCACGTCATACTTCCTAAAAGAACCATATTAAAATGATCATCCCACTGCAGGactgatttttatatttctttaaatgaTTAGCATCTTCCTTATGGACTTCAGTATTGCAGCCATTGCAATTTCTGTGATATATACTTTTCATATGAACCCTTTAATTCTTGATTGGTGACATTTGAGATGTCCAGAGTGAATATGAATTCTACAATCAACAAAATTTTTGTGTAATACATTCAAGAAATGTACATTATAGGAACCAAACTTAAACTTCTACTTTTCAACTCAAGCTTGAATGATAGCACCCTAATTAGCCGTGCTACAATGTATAGTTTATGGTGTCAGCACTACATATGTTCCTTGTAGAGTTGTGATAGATCTACTTTATCTAGCGGTCACCTGCAGGTTGCGGAGAAAGAGATACATTACATTCAGAACCCGGTGATGCCGATCAGCCAAAATTCATGCTCCATTCAACCAAAAGGCTCTGGACCTGTGAAGGCATTAGATTTGATAATATTAATCCCACCTCATCCTCTCCAAAAGGCATGGCTTCATCTCTACTTCGTTTCAGCTATAAAAAATTCTCTATTATTATATCCTTTCAATCTTGGtatatgtaacacccccttcccttAAGCAATgagtgtcacgtatttttcataaaaataaatctggcaagagatctcaaatttcataaatgaaattaaaaaatttattttgtagaaaatgtctaataaaatgtcttccaaaacattaaatgaataaactgaaaataattcatgtcataaaagcatgttttattttagaaagtttgaACTAAAATTTATTGCTCCTTCTATTCCTGGTCtacctgctcgtattcatcatcctcacctgggtggttaaaaacatgaaaacaaacaaaaatgagtcgaagactcagcaagaaatccatcacaacgtaaatataataaacataaggttttcataaaaaattttcatgctgagagtttaaatccatgactgttcatactgatacttatgctatgcatgactgatttaactgaaataactgactgatttgactaatttatctgatttaactaatttatctgactggccaacacacttaacacTGTGTGCGAGATTGttcaccggccccacatcccgctacAGCAAGGGgagctgctgatagtattctggcatactatagTGGACCACGattgagttcgtggcttgcacatccaccctgaaactgaactgcattggtactaTGCATCTGAATGGTTATCTTactaactgatctgatcttatcttgcactgttttcatatgacatgagtggttcataaataattggctggaaatgaactggcttgaataatacttatttataagctgaactgtgatgatcctaatttgtgatcaaattacttacctcgctgcgtttCTTCTTaaataacacttcgtaacttgacacctatatgtaataataactatcactaaatttgtttgaaaacaaataagtactaatatcctacataattaaattcacaatctaaaatatagtcaacaaatcttttgtttaaccttataatcaataaatcatagtatttaaattacttaaaatactaatttataatttagtagaatactcgagctattttaaaataattcataaaacttaaattcttaactaagtttcatttcttaacataattattaaatctgataagaaacctaataaatactaatattgtttaaatattcttaacataataattttattaaattttactaaatagacaaaggaatattaacaaaatattagcaaaATATCCTTATAAAATAGtctttgactaatatatttatttaagaaatctgacttttaaaatgttaagccaaataaaattagtaaaactgttgttgaaataaaataagatcaaatcccatttaaaatacaagttcatTTAAAGATCATTAGAATTTGTAAGAGTTGCAATCGGGCCCATAACATAATATCATTACTACATAAGCCCAACAAAATATAAGCCCATCACACGCACATAAGGGACCTAGGGCCCAAGGGCCCATTAAGAACCTCAGGATTCTTCTAGAAACATAATACATGGTCAaccaaaaaaatagagtttgagAGATAGGGAAGGCCACTGCGACGGACTCACCGAGAGGGGGGGTATGCGACGGAGACGGGCTGCGCGGCGGATCTGGCGACAAGCGGGGGTCACGGCGGAGTAACTAGTGGCTTCTCtgtggtggtgcgacaccgagtgagggagagagagattagagagAGAACTACGCTAAACCGAAAACTACCGAAAACAAGAGGAGGCTGGCGGCGGTCGAGgtcttaccggaagggagtgggtgttttggggctgagctggtcggcagtttctggctccatgggtggtgctccgacatcctatggtggtcggcggcggttgGGCAGAACCTAAGGCTTAAGCGAAATGTGTTGATCCTCTGGGTATTTCAGAAACAGAGGATTTTCGTGGGGTGGCTCACAAGTTTCTCCTCTCGTATACGGGGTAAGCACAATTTATAAGGGTAGacgatagagaaaaataaaaggaaatctagaggagtagagacgtgcatgtgtaTGAGAGTGGAGACGTGCGGAGTGGAGAAAATTACTCATCAACAGAGTCGGTTTTTCATTAGAATGTTAACAACAAACACTGAGAAACGTACGGGTTTTGAGGTTTAAAGTGTTTAACTAAGAGGCTAAAAACAAGAAATGAGGTTCGGTggagatagagaaaaaataaattttaaatttcaaaccaaactcTAGTGAACGTAAATCTGATACAATTtagtaattattattaaaacaaaaatctagtaaattcaaataaaattataatagaaattattaaaagaatcaatataaaaatctgataaaactataatcataataataatagaaaaagttTTACTAGgaaatttacttatataccctaaatccAAGACTAGTATGTTACAGTATATGTCCCGGGACTGGAGAAAGTAATTGGATCCACGAACCTTTAGAGGAGAGCCAA
This genomic interval from Juglans microcarpa x Juglans regia isolate MS1-56 chromosome 4D, Jm3101_v1.0, whole genome shotgun sequence contains the following:
- the LOC121260239 gene encoding LOW QUALITY PROTEIN: meiosis-specific protein ASY3-like (The sequence of the model RefSeq protein was modified relative to this genomic sequence to represent the inferred CDS: inserted 2 bases in 1 codon; deleted 1 base in 1 codon) — protein: MEVGANQNLRHDRMSDCRSIGSNCYPSSQSRKISIGVVVDSVTKKKSGPAKEDKVTVLGAEKMNPNVENSMEVRKKGQRVTTPGKGKPTDTLEQESSPWITTRSLYQQAHVPETVLHAQPATSGCQNKFNGQNNEMAACSVQSFVNKTSILQPGDGKQKHFDGFSYKRKGVKDGTTEMMEEFTFATTQEVDASNKMAIEDKAGKTGNKTESLRMKLWEILGNVSSPTNEYSNSQRHKVGANDIEPGQNFDQKVGTVARRGHNSDTIETDSEASDHASTRPVTHTLIRKGAPLKVQIKVTTCGPSTGYMQKHKQKNFSLDEGWSGRVNSAVNSGSSKLTRKNIESIRVKPRKIVFPKKDMTDKIQETSYRSETTVPAEKTFSHGNKMEDIHDCISEDEREWLGPENKILEQNSHQPPLIDKASQQEEFKSPGNGDRCIFAGFLAELLSFCLLYFLIELQGDAGELKSSPPMESVAAIEEKDTEDDLSESSAEERDCKSLEEGSPIIEAYTGCGERDTLHSEPGDADQPKFMLHSTKRLWTCEGIRFDNINPTSSSPKGTGESNWIHEPLEESQEDELLRAIKLFALELQKTQSKIKSETTKKSSRILMSISDGIYFQLQNLESHIQKDVGKITALSKKRKELKLIHENFKEDINRHLQDYRXALEGLETHHIELKGTMEKQKASHRKLLLQVEEALEAQLNDAQRRIAAIHELARGKTLQLKGVISLCLKDGILS